From Ptychodera flava strain L36383 chromosome 2, AS_Pfla_20210202, whole genome shotgun sequence, the proteins below share one genomic window:
- the LOC139121509 gene encoding sialidase-2-like: protein MKIIVKPKKLALFVSCVLFFILVKLYWFPKSEPNHFDTDNHFHGPMGPIVAMQKHKLRRQNDPFKAPIAIQANPPRQMQDSPLRKVAANEANYKLPVPWNDKNVHVSELMNVFSGNEQGYSVARIPAMIFHDGKFLVFCEARTMVADFGHMAIISKRGSLLANNSIVWEDSKIVVQIPAMRTMSPTAVYDKIRNTVVLIFLIIESTLSERQMVRDGEHHVQVAVVKSHDFGKTWTKWRDITESTVNTIKNPKASAYAPGPGHGIQLKSGRLLIPGNHYQKDWSGLVGPKQLFNNSDYSNVIYSDDGGDTWQMGGILPRSRDEEGRKIFANEAQVAELDDGVIVMGIRTLDHHQSRAQAFSHDGGMTFSKAEIIPNLVEPGYKIQNRVLKPRVAPGCQASIVTFPAPNGAPGNKTWALFSNPASDTLRKFMSIRLSYDGCKTWSNPWTIYPWYSGYSDMTYLGNSESGPKFAIIYEGGHHTEVDQIMIKVFTLDAVLKGLTEKRFVFHGDG from the exons ATGAAGATAATAGTTAAACCCAAAAAGTTGGCACTCTTTGTCAGCTGTGTGCTATTTTTCATTCTTGTAAAACTCTACTGGTTTCCAAAATCAGAACCAAATCACTTTGATACAGACAATCATTTCCATGGTCCAATGGGACCTATTGTTGCTATGCAAAAACACAAACTACGGAGACAGAATGATCCTTTTAAAGCACCAATAGCGATACAGGCAAATCCACCGCGGCAAATGCAAGATTCGCCTTTGAGAAAAGTGGCAGCAAATGAGGCAAACTACAAACTACCAGTGCCATGGAATGACAAGAATGTGCACGTCTCTGAATTGATGA ATGTGTTCTCTGGGAATGAACAAGGTTATTCGGTTGCCAG GATCCCAGCCATGATTTTTCATGATGGAAAATTCCTGGTGTTTTGTGAAGCCAGGACGATGGTTGCAGACTTTGGACACATGGCGATTATTTCAAAGAGAGGATCTCTGCTCGCCAACAACTCAATAGTTTGGGAAGACAGTAAAATAGTTGTGCAAATACCAGCAATGAG gacGATGAGTCCCACTGCAGTCTACGATAAGATAAGAAACACCGTAGTGCTGATTTTCTTAATCATTGAAAGCACTCTTTCTGAAAGACAAATGGTGAGAGACGGAGAGCATCATGTACAAGTTGCAGTTGTCAAA AGCCATGATTTTGGTAAAACGTGGACAAAATGGCGTGACATCACAGAATCTACTGTCAACACCATCAAAAACCCCAAAGCCTCAGCCTATGCTCCAG GCCCTGGCCATGGCATACAGTTGAAATCTGGAAGACTACTTATTCCCGGAAATCATTATCAGAAAGATTGGAGTGGTCTTG TTGGTCCAAAACAGTTGTTCAACAACAGCGACTACAGCAACGTTATTTACAGCGATGATGGCGGTGATACCTGGCAGATGGGAGGAATACTGCCAAGGTCCAGAGACGAAGAAGGAAGAAAAATATTTGCCAATGAAGCACAG GTAGCCGAGCTAGACGATGGAGTCATCGTAATGGGCATACGTACTTTAGATCATCATCAGTCGCGAGCTCAGGCGTTCAGTCATGATGGTGGCATGACATTTAGCAAAGCTGAAATTATTCCCAATCTTGTAGAACCAGGATATAAAATTCAGAACAGAGTTTTGAAGCCTAGGGTGGCACCAGGCTGTCAG GCTAGCATCGTAACATTCCCAGCACCCAATGGAGCCCCTGGTAACAAAACATGGGCCCTATTTTCCAACCCAGCCAGTGATACATTACGGAAGTTTATGTCCATCCGGCTAAGCTATGACGGATGTAAAACATGGAGTAATCCGTGGACTATTTATCCATGGTACTCCGGATATTCTGACATGACTTACCTCGGTAACAGTGAGTCAGGACCTAAATTTGCAATCATCTATGAGGGCGGCCATCACACAGAAGTGGATCAGATCATGATCAAAGTTTTTACGTTAGATGCTGTATTGAAAGGTTTGACTGAGAAAAGATTTGTCTTCCATGGCGATGGCTAA